One Triticum dicoccoides isolate Atlit2015 ecotype Zavitan chromosome 5B, WEW_v2.0, whole genome shotgun sequence genomic window carries:
- the LOC119311783 gene encoding transmembrane emp24 domain-containing protein p24beta3-like, whose amino-acid sequence MARWRPAMLLVAALALAAAAGWRAEALSVTVTDTECIHEFVPYEGDSVSGNFVVVDHDIFWSSDHPGIDLTVTSPGGNTVYTMKGKSGDKFDFKAPRGGMYKFCFHNPYGAPETVSFYIHVGHIPNEHNLAKDEHLDPINVKIAELKEALESVTAEQKYLKARDARHRHTNESTRRRVMFYTMAEYAAFMAASALQVVYIRRLFSKNVGYNRV is encoded by the exons ATGGCGAGgtggcggccggctatgctgctggTAGCGGCGCTGGCGCTGGCGGCGGCCGCCGGGTGGCGGGCGGAGGCGCTCTCGGTGACCGTGACGGACACCGAGTGCATCCACGAGTTCGTGCCCTACGAGGGCGACTCCGTCTCGGGCAACTTCGTCGTCGTCGACCACGACATCTTCTGGAGCTCCGACCACCCCGGCATCGACCTCACG GTAACTTCACCAGGTGGTAACACTGTATATACGATGAAGGGAAAGTCTGGTGACAAATTTGACTTCAAAGCTCCAAGGGGTGGAATGTATAAGTTTTGCTTCCATAATCCATATGGGGCACCTGAAACTGTTTCTTTCTACATTCATGTTGGGCACATACCCAATGAGCACAATTTGGCGAAAGATG AGCACTTGGACCCTATCAATGTGAAAATTGCAGAGCTGAAGGAAGCACTGGAATCTGTCACTGCCGAGCAGAAGTACCTAAAAGCACGTGACGCTCGTCACCGACACA CAAACGAGAGCACCAGGAGGCGTGTCATGTTCTACACTATGGCGGAGTATGCGGCTTTCATGGCCGCCAGTGCGTTGCAAGTCGTTTACATCCGCCGCCTGTTCAGTAAAAACGTGGGGTACAACAGGGTCTAG